The following nucleotide sequence is from Trifolium pratense cultivar HEN17-A07 linkage group LG2, ARS_RC_1.1, whole genome shotgun sequence.
ttaaacaatatttaatatatattttttatctacTAAATTTCAAATAACTAAAACTCATTCTCTTAAGAATTAATTAAAGGAATAACCCTTCTAGACATGTGACTTGGTCTCTATAAAATAAATGGAAGAATGTTATGGCACTTATGAAGCAAACGAATTATTTTGTTACACATATTTTCAGAGAGGGAAACCAAGTAACAGATTTTCTTGCAAACTTTGATTTAACATTAACTGATATTGCTTATTTGAATGAGACTCCTCTGTTTATTATAGATAGTTTCGTTAAGAATCAACTAGGTTTGTTTAGTTTTCGTATATACACCTCTTAATGGAGTTTTGGTTCTTTGTCCCTCCATTTGTATTTCTTTGCCTTTTTTTTAATggagtatatattttttggatatCTAGCACTTAGCTAgtattttttggtttaatttttttttttttaaaggaataagttttttattctaaataatgTACAATTCTCATTACCACAATCAAAGAAGCCTACCACCCCCACCACTTTGGTGcgaaattttctcatcccacccactcactttctcccCTACCCCCTAGTAatttggaaaacgttttccgaattttttatagtgtaaattttacactagaaaaatagttcggaacgtatttttcgaatttttttgcACGCTGGAGGAGTAAGTAAGAAAGTGAGTGGGTAAGATGAGAAAATTTCCTTTGATGCAGGGGTCGATCGAGCCCATTTAAGGGGGTTAAATTGAACTGAACCCTatgaactttaaaaaaaaaacaattgttaaTATATCTCCTAATATATTGCACTTTAAACCcctctaattaattttttttgttaccatgatattggtacgaagtttcacCGTCGTTAGCGATGATTAATCCCCGTCGAGGAACCTATGAGGCACACGAGGtgggttctcccctcccaaTCGAATTCTCTCCATATGCATGAGGCAGGAATCGAAccccttattattattattattattattattatttaaagaCCACCTTGCTTTGCACCTATTAGAAAACACAAATACTTACGCAAAGAGACTCAACTATTATACAAATTCAATATCATGATAATAGTTGAGTCTCTTTACGTAAGTATTTGTGTTTTCTAATAGGTCCAAAGCAAGGTGGTCtttaaataatacaaattcaataaaCTTAATACATGTCAATAAGAGATTAGTTTTtgccaaacactacaaattcaataaaCTTATTGACTATAAGTTCGCAcactataagctaacttattacCAGTTTTCTACTACTACCctcgtccctaaatataagactcTTTTAAGAAAAACACGGAGACTAAGAAAGTTGAttgtgatattaaatttgttgataattgGTATtgcttttacaattttatcctttaAGAGTGAAAATGAGTTAATGTTTTTAGTGTATTTATTAGAGATTGTAGAAAAAGATGCACTATAATTTGGGGCATatgttggtaaaaaaatatttaatacccttgaaaatttgaaaggagttttataaaaagggacaaagaaaaatctcaaaagagtcttataattaaggacggaggtagtattttttttgccaaacaaAACACTAGATTTAACATTAGGAAACTTGTCATTTTACACGTCTTTAAATGGAATAAAATCAATCTCTTCCCACTAAATTTACACATTTAACAAACATTTGCAACATagaattcaaaatgaaaaatattaaagcACTTGAGACAAACAGGGGAAGATTGGAAGAATGAACACAAAAATCATAGCTAAAACAGAGTTTTGTGTATTTACTTATCAATAATGAACTCCATACATCCTTATTGCTGGTGATTATCATTATGTACTATATAGGAAGAAACAATGCAATATCTACCACGTATGTAAAATTTTCAAGCCAAGACAGAGATTCCATTTCCAGATTCTTGGGAAGAGGAAGGCTGCAAGGCACGAATACGAATGCTATATTTCACACTTGTCGGTGTTTTAGTCGAAGGTGATGGTTGTGCTCCATTTGATGATACTAGAATAAAAGATGGTGATGATGAGTTGTAACCATTGTATGCATAACCTATATGGTTGCAACATTTGCGACAAAGAAGCTTTGTTTTTCGGCGAAACAAACCCCACAAATGCTTGGAAAAATGTGGAGCACATTCAATTTCATCAACTTGTGTAAACCTGCTATCATCAATATTGAAGAATGATATCATACCTCGCTTTATTGATTTTCCATATTTTGAATCTATTGATGATGTGTTTCGGTTGGACGAAGATAGGTTAAGGTCATATCCGCAAGAACCACAGCTGCAAAAATCATAGTACATATAAATTATGTAATGAGTAAATCAAGATTAGAATAATTAAGTAGCAATTGAATGTAAATTATGTGATGTAATCAAAATTACTATGAGTGTCAAAAACATATTCCAATCATCTTTCACTTTCATTCATCCATTTGCtaccaaaaagtaaaaaaatatgatgtaaTCAAAATTACTATCTTTAATCTCTTGTTAATCACCACTCCACTCTTTCGACACATTTTTAAGGTGTTtcaaataatacttttttttcttttctaagataTGTGTTTGAGTTGTAGGACAAGACACGAACACAACAACAAGTGTTTGAAGATATGAACAACCACGATCACAAAAGTACTAGAGAAcgcaattttatttttcgcataaaatttgattgaaattgaTTAATCTTAAATTTGGTAGCTAGAATGCATTTGGAAACAGAATATGAGACTATATGAAAATATGTCTATAATGCAAAAAAGAAATATGAATGTATGATTAGGCTATGGCTCCTTTCGATGTTAGtaaaattgaatcaaataaCTAATCGATAGTtggtttggtttagtggtgattaacgctgaacttggtagggagtaTCACGATTCGATCCCCATATAAACATGAAACGGATTTGGATTGGAAAAAATTAACATCTAAGAAAGTAGCATTCGCATGTATTCATTCATAATTAAGAAGTTAATCAGCAacgaagagagagagagagagagagagagagagagagagagagagagagagagagagagagagagagagagagagagagaacctGTAGCGAACATCTCTTAGACTCCTGGAAGAAGTGGAACGGGAGGAGTGAGTTGGAGTGTGATTATTTTGAAGAATCGAATTgtccatgatgatgatgatgatgatgatgatgatgatgattgagaattgagaaagaataacaagaagaagaagaagtgaaAAAAGAGGAAACTGACAAGACAAGGTTGTTATTGTTGTGTTGTTTGGAAACGAACGTGGCCCACCATAAGATGACGACTTTGACTCTACCCCATTTCCACATCACATCACACCTTAAATATTACTCCTTATCATAAAATATTGTTGAACACTGTTATTAGtaattaggcttaaatgcagttttgtcccccctgttttgattaaatcggaattttaccccctgttttaaaacgcggatttttacccccctgttttataatttgttggattttgcccccctaaaattctgctttcgagtcacaactttaaagcttcgcacacaactcaattttgatcaataatttaccaaaaggataccgaaatgaccgtaatcgagttatctttccacataatcaaaccccactgaatttggagttacaaagagagattaattaccgttttagtgaaggtatgtcccccaaaattctgcaaaaaatctgctttcgagtcacaacttcaaagcttcgcatacaactcaatttggatccataattcactaaacggctaccgaaatgaccgtaatcgagttatctttccacataatcaaaccccactgaatttggagttacaaagagagattaattaccgttttagtgaaggtatgtccccaaaattctgcaaaaaatctgctttcgagtcacaacttcaaagcttcgcatacaactcaatttggatccataattcaccaaatggctaccgaaatgaccgtaatcgagttatctttccacagaatcaaaccccactaaatttggagttacagagagagattaattaccgttttagtgaaggtctgtccaattactaattctgcagaaatctacttgtgatcttcaaattcaacatcgtctaccgaacacatcgtaactccaaattcgacgaaattgaaatgccaacaacggtaatttcgttagatttccatacatgaaaatagtattaaaaaatgagctgcagggtgagaggaatgacgagaataccagtagtagtttcatacgataattaatttgaacagaccttcactaaaacagtaattaatctctatctgtaactccaaatttagtggagtttgattctgtggaaaactaactcgattgcggtcgtttcgg
It contains:
- the LOC123903978 gene encoding uncharacterized protein At4g08330, chloroplastic-like, encoding MDNSILQNNHTPTHSSRSTSSRSLRDVRYSCGSCGYDLNLSSSNRNTSSIDSKYGKSIKRGMISFFNIDDSRFTQVDEIECAPHFSKHLWGLFRRKTKLLCRKCCNHIGYAYNGYNSSSPSFILVSSNGAQPSPSTKTPTSVKYSIRIRALQPSSSQESGNGISVLA